The following coding sequences are from one Eptesicus fuscus isolate TK198812 chromosome 7, DD_ASM_mEF_20220401, whole genome shotgun sequence window:
- the DNAL4 gene encoding dynein axonemal light chain 4, whose protein sequence is MGEAEGKKDEADYKRLQTFPLVRHSDMPEEMRVETMELCVTACEKFSNNNESAAKMIKETMDKKFGSSWHVVIGEGFGFEITHEVKNLLYLYFGGTLAVCVWKCS, encoded by the exons ATGGGAGAAGCAGAAGGGAAGAAAGATGAGGCTGATTATAAACGCCTGCAGACCTTCCCTCTGGTCAGG CACTCGGACATGCCAGAGGAGATGCGAGTGGAGACCATGGAGCTGTGTGTCACGGCCTGTGAGAAATTCTCCAACAACAACGAG AGTGCCGCCAAGATGATCAAAGAGACGATGGACAAGAAGTTCGGCTCCTCCTGGCACGTGGTGATCGGCGAGGGCTTCGGGTTTGAGATCACACATGAGGTGAAGAACCTCCTGTACCTGTACTTCGGGGGGACGCTGGCCGTGTGCGTCTGGAAGTGCTCCTGA